In one window of Paracoccus saliphilus DNA:
- a CDS encoding sensor histidine kinase produces MPSRLSLRWLASLWIALAMIAGGLSVWVWMSSQAAWNAHLDRAYLAGLALHDSLESGSPLPDGLSLMRLREPPQLPHGWRETRITLTGGRPDLAQGARLSMRLQSPDIQYPAAEVQTVGGGSQAAGLASVTRTLARFCSDPRLFVQLEDGPWMRIDGTAVWGCAAAPRDLRLLSAGIAIGALLLLLGWAAEISGAFGTFTAALRDHRARTAALPVGGVDELRQTAEAVNAYVAQDRAALQNRAMVLSGVSHDLGTPATRLRLRSALIEDPKLRAKLERDIDEMTGMIDGVLTYTRAEIGAEPFRQLSLVSLAEAVVADYQDVDLPVRMTETLPRETRARSLFAREAARPAPDSHRLLMRGQPTALRRALSNLIDNALKYGREAEVTADGDADDVWLTVTDRGSVLTKTDLERLTGAFQRGENVGTASGVGLGLAIVSTIAVQHGGRLEFHRTNSGLAARVVLCRRWA; encoded by the coding sequence ATGCCTAGCCGCCTCAGCCTGCGCTGGTTGGCCAGCCTGTGGATCGCGCTGGCGATGATTGCGGGCGGTCTTTCTGTCTGGGTCTGGATGTCGTCGCAAGCGGCATGGAATGCGCATCTCGATCGCGCGTACCTGGCCGGGTTGGCCCTACATGACAGCCTGGAAAGCGGCAGTCCGCTGCCCGATGGGCTCAGCCTGATGCGGTTGCGTGAGCCGCCGCAACTGCCTCATGGTTGGAGGGAGACACGTATCACCCTGACCGGTGGCCGTCCCGATCTTGCGCAAGGGGCACGCCTGTCGATGCGGCTTCAATCGCCCGATATCCAGTATCCCGCCGCTGAAGTTCAGACCGTGGGGGGCGGCTCACAGGCTGCGGGCTTGGCTTCCGTGACCCGGACATTGGCGCGATTTTGCAGTGACCCCCGGCTATTCGTGCAACTGGAAGACGGGCCGTGGATGCGCATCGATGGCACGGCTGTCTGGGGCTGCGCGGCAGCTCCACGCGATCTGCGGTTGTTATCGGCCGGGATTGCTATCGGCGCATTGCTGCTTTTGCTTGGTTGGGCGGCCGAGATATCCGGTGCCTTCGGGACTTTCACCGCTGCCTTGCGCGATCATCGCGCCCGGACAGCTGCCCTGCCGGTGGGCGGTGTGGACGAGTTGCGTCAGACAGCAGAGGCAGTCAATGCCTATGTCGCCCAGGACCGCGCGGCGCTGCAGAATCGCGCCATGGTATTGTCGGGCGTCAGTCATGACCTGGGAACACCGGCCACCCGCTTGCGGTTGCGCAGCGCGCTGATCGAGGATCCGAAGCTGCGTGCCAAGCTGGAGCGCGACATCGACGAAATGACCGGGATGATCGATGGCGTGCTGACCTATACCCGCGCCGAGATCGGGGCAGAGCCGTTCCGTCAGTTGTCGCTCGTCTCGCTGGCCGAAGCGGTAGTCGCCGATTATCAGGATGTCGACCTGCCGGTGCGCATGACAGAGACGCTTCCGCGCGAGACCCGGGCAAGATCCCTGTTCGCACGAGAGGCCGCACGCCCCGCCCCGGATTCGCACCGGCTGTTGATGCGCGGCCAGCCAACTGCCTTGCGGCGGGCGTTGTCGAACCTGATCGACAACGCCCTGAAATACGGGCGAGAGGCCGAGGTCACGGCGGATGGGGACGCGGACGATGTCTGGCTGACGGTCACCGATCGCGGTTCGGTCCTGACCAAAACGGATCTCGAACGTCTGACCGGTGCCTTTCAGCGGGGCGAGAATGTCGGTACCGCGAGCGGTGTGGGGTTGGGGCTGGCCATCGTATCGACCATCGCCGTGCAGCATGGCGGAAGGCTCGAGTTCCATCGCACGAATAGCGGTCTTGCTGCGCGGGTCGTGTTGTGTCGCCGTTGGGCATGA
- a CDS encoding LysR family transcriptional regulator: MFTLRQLEIFRAVVRARTTVGAARALNVSQPLVSNMIRQMEARIGFPLFERLGNRLVPTPDADEIHRDSESIFSLYQAFTHRIEARQRSESGHLRVVGTPPLANALIPRALKEFVSKRPAVRVHLDTRRIIGVLESVETRMADIGLGLNPPEREGLSFEVLARAQMVCVFAPGHPLEDKLAVTSQDLAGLPLILYEPSSSLDIAISRDILTPELRSQAIAEVRYSSVACLMAEVGMGVAFVDSLTAYVGDRYRLSARPLYPSQPVPVCLITRKDEPAKRIQANFIAELRHSPTLTAIREFGNDMTDFDG; the protein is encoded by the coding sequence ATGTTCACATTGAGGCAATTGGAGATCTTTCGCGCGGTCGTTCGCGCCCGGACCACGGTCGGGGCAGCCAGGGCACTGAACGTGTCCCAACCCCTGGTCTCCAACATGATCCGGCAGATGGAGGCGCGCATCGGCTTTCCATTGTTCGAACGACTCGGAAACCGGCTGGTGCCCACGCCGGACGCGGATGAAATCCATCGGGACAGCGAGTCGATCTTTTCGCTTTACCAGGCCTTTACCCACCGTATCGAGGCGCGCCAGCGCAGCGAAAGCGGTCATTTACGGGTGGTCGGCACACCTCCATTGGCCAATGCCCTGATCCCTCGCGCGCTGAAGGAATTCGTATCGAAACGCCCGGCGGTGCGCGTACATCTGGACACGCGGCGGATCATCGGAGTGCTGGAATCGGTCGAGACCCGAATGGCGGATATCGGGTTGGGGCTGAACCCGCCCGAACGCGAAGGCTTGTCCTTCGAGGTGCTGGCGAGGGCGCAGATGGTCTGCGTGTTCGCACCGGGGCATCCGCTGGAGGACAAGCTTGCGGTGACGTCGCAGGATCTCGCTGGCCTGCCGCTGATCCTTTACGAGCCGAGTTCCAGCCTCGACATCGCGATTTCCCGTGACATTCTCACTCCCGAATTGCGGTCGCAGGCGATTGCCGAGGTACGCTATTCCTCGGTGGCATGTCTGATGGCCGAAGTCGGGATGGGCGTGGCTTTCGTCGACTCACTGACCGCATATGTCGGCGACCGATACCGCCTGTCGGCCCGGCCGCTCTATCCGAGCCAGCCGGTGCCAGTCTGTCTTATTACCCGCAAGGATGAGCCAGCCAAGCGCATACAGGCGAATTTTATCGCAGAGCTGAGGCACTCTCCAACGCTAACGGCAATCCGGGAGTTCGGAAACGACATGACCGATTTCGATGGCTGA
- a CDS encoding transporter substrate-binding domain-containing protein, whose protein sequence is MKYLINGLALSLALGSPALAQDKYVVAVDGTFAPHAMPTMDGGLEGFNIDLANAIGERLGTEMEIVATQFSGILPGLQAGTYDFVIAPTTITQERAEAYYFSEGYLNTDFQFLVKAGGPDITELEQLEGKVIAVNKGSVYDSWARELTDEIGWTIESYGTATDAVQAVVSGRAFATVAGNTVSAWAAKQNPAVQLSYLHSTGLVWGMPFRKGDDELRESVEAVIECLKTDGTIAELHVKWFGVEPADESAAITPRPGWGEPDFPGHVADDHAPGCA, encoded by the coding sequence ATGAAATATCTGATCAACGGGCTGGCATTGTCATTGGCTTTGGGCAGCCCCGCACTGGCGCAAGACAAATATGTCGTGGCAGTGGACGGAACCTTTGCCCCGCATGCCATGCCGACGATGGATGGCGGGCTCGAGGGCTTCAATATCGACCTGGCCAATGCCATTGGCGAACGCCTTGGTACCGAGATGGAGATCGTCGCCACGCAGTTTTCTGGCATTCTGCCCGGTCTGCAGGCCGGAACCTATGATTTCGTGATCGCGCCCACCACGATCACGCAGGAACGCGCCGAGGCCTATTACTTCTCGGAAGGCTATCTGAATACGGATTTCCAGTTCCTGGTGAAAGCCGGTGGGCCGGACATCACCGAGCTGGAGCAGCTTGAAGGCAAGGTGATCGCCGTCAACAAGGGCTCGGTCTATGACAGTTGGGCACGCGAGCTGACTGACGAGATCGGCTGGACCATCGAAAGCTATGGCACGGCGACCGATGCGGTGCAGGCGGTGGTATCGGGCCGGGCCTTCGCGACCGTGGCGGGCAATACCGTCAGCGCATGGGCCGCCAAGCAGAACCCGGCGGTGCAACTCAGCTACCTGCATTCGACCGGGCTGGTCTGGGGTATGCCGTTCCGCAAGGGCGATGATGAGCTGCGCGAGAGTGTGGAAGCCGTCATCGAATGCCTGAAGACCGATGGCACGATTGCCGAATTGCACGTGAAATGGTTCGGTGTCGAGCCTGCCGACGAGTCGGCTGCAATCACCCCGCGCCCGGGTTGGGGCGAACCGGACTTCCCCGGCCATGTCGCTGACGATCACGCGCCCGGCTGTGCTTAA
- a CDS encoding amino acid ABC transporter ATP-binding protein: MSLTITRPAVLNPGQDQGGAAAVKARPTLEVIGLKKSFGTVEVLKSVSLQVAKSEMVFVLGRSGSGKSTMLRCCNRLEEPNSGDILLEGEKITGRGVNLDRLRRRIGMVFQSFNLYPHLDARGNVTLALRKVLKLSRDEADARAVTALTRVGLADKAANYPLQLSGGQQQRVAIARAIALEPAVMLFDEPTSALDPELVGDVLGVMRELKQDGMTMLVVSHEMAFAREAADRVVFMADGEIVEEGPPEDLFGNPRHERTRAFLSRYNQ; the protein is encoded by the coding sequence ATGTCGCTGACGATCACGCGCCCGGCTGTGCTTAATCCGGGGCAGGATCAGGGCGGGGCCGCAGCCGTCAAGGCGCGGCCCACGCTGGAAGTTATCGGGCTGAAGAAATCCTTTGGTACGGTGGAGGTGCTGAAAAGCGTCAGCCTGCAGGTGGCGAAATCCGAGATGGTCTTCGTACTCGGCCGTTCGGGTTCGGGTAAGTCCACCATGCTGCGTTGCTGCAACCGGCTGGAGGAGCCCAATTCGGGAGACATCCTGCTGGAAGGCGAGAAGATTACCGGGCGCGGTGTGAATCTCGACCGGCTTCGTCGCCGCATCGGCATGGTGTTTCAAAGTTTCAATCTCTACCCCCATCTCGATGCCCGTGGAAATGTCACGCTTGCGCTGCGCAAGGTGCTGAAACTGTCGCGCGACGAGGCCGATGCGCGTGCCGTCACCGCGTTGACTCGCGTCGGGCTGGCCGACAAGGCCGCGAACTATCCTTTGCAGCTATCAGGGGGGCAGCAACAACGTGTCGCCATCGCCCGCGCCATCGCACTGGAACCCGCGGTGATGCTGTTCGACGAGCCCACTTCCGCACTGGATCCCGAACTTGTCGGCGATGTGTTGGGTGTCATGCGCGAGCTGAAGCAGGACGGCATGACCATGCTGGTCGTCAGCCACGAGATGGCCTTCGCGCGCGAGGCCGCCGACCGCGTCGTCTTCATGGCCGATGGCGAGATCGTCGAAGAGGGACCACCCGAGGACCTGTTCGGAAACCCGCGACATGAGCGCACCCGAGCCTTTCTGTCCCGTTACAATCAATGA
- a CDS encoding amino acid ABC transporter permease — protein MTNLDRFIETFLNGSVLVKYAPSILQGVWVTIELSVLIVVAGTLWGALLACIRAYRIWPVSFLIVIYADIFRALPPLVLILLVFFGLPSLGVTLSSFAVLFVILGLTLGAFTEEIIWAGITATDRGQWEAARSTGLGFTQTLGYVVLPQAVRMVIPPLTNRAIAITKMTALGTVIGVPDILNQATTAQSFSGNATPLTLAAFAYVVLFLPFVILSRWLENRFAWKKG, from the coding sequence ATGACCAACCTCGACCGTTTTATAGAAACCTTCCTGAACGGATCGGTTCTGGTGAAATACGCACCGTCGATCCTGCAGGGTGTCTGGGTGACGATCGAGTTGTCGGTGCTGATCGTCGTCGCGGGCACGCTTTGGGGGGCATTGCTGGCCTGCATCCGTGCCTACCGGATCTGGCCGGTTTCCTTCCTGATCGTCATTTATGCCGACATCTTCCGCGCCCTTCCACCATTGGTGCTGATCCTGTTGGTCTTCTTTGGCCTGCCTAGCCTTGGCGTTACCTTGTCCAGCTTTGCTGTGCTGTTCGTCATCCTCGGCCTGACGCTTGGCGCTTTCACGGAAGAGATCATCTGGGCCGGCATTACCGCGACCGACAGGGGCCAGTGGGAGGCGGCACGTTCCACCGGCCTCGGCTTTACCCAGACCCTCGGGTACGTTGTGCTGCCGCAGGCGGTGCGCATGGTAATCCCGCCGCTGACCAACCGCGCCATCGCCATCACCAAGATGACGGCTTTGGGCACGGTGATCGGGGTGCCCGACATCCTCAACCAGGCCACCACGGCGCAAAGCTTTTCGGGCAACGCGACGCCACTGACGCTGGCCGCATTCGCCTATGTGGTGCTTTTCCTGCCCTTCGTGATCCTGTCGCGCTGGCTGGAAAACCGCTTTGCCTGGAAGAAGGGCTGA
- a CDS encoding amino acid ABC transporter permease, which produces MDQLIAQFFNLDIMAKALPTILRGLGMTLLICCAVIPLGLAGGLGAALATTARSRWLRWPAMALVDLFRAIPPLVLLIFVYAGLPFAGIRLSPFVAVALAFLLNNSAYYGEVFRAGLISVGTGQWEAARSTGLTQRQTLSHVILPQATRNVLPDLISNTVEVVKLTSLASVVSLGELLHAAGLARSVTYNASPLTLAAAIYLVLLWPVVRLLSRYQRRLVA; this is translated from the coding sequence ATGGATCAACTCATCGCCCAGTTCTTCAATCTCGACATCATGGCCAAGGCCCTGCCGACCATCCTGCGCGGCCTTGGCATGACCCTGCTGATCTGCTGCGCGGTGATCCCGCTCGGACTGGCCGGAGGGCTGGGGGCCGCGCTGGCGACGACCGCCCGGTCGCGCTGGCTGCGCTGGCCCGCCATGGCGCTGGTGGACCTGTTTCGCGCCATCCCGCCGCTAGTCCTGCTGATCTTCGTCTATGCCGGGTTGCCCTTTGCGGGCATCCGCCTGTCGCCCTTCGTGGCCGTGGCGTTGGCCTTCCTGCTGAACAACTCTGCCTATTATGGCGAGGTTTTCCGGGCCGGGCTGATCTCGGTGGGGACGGGGCAATGGGAGGCGGCGCGCTCGACCGGCCTCACACAGCGCCAGACGCTGAGCCATGTGATCCTGCCGCAGGCCACCCGCAACGTGCTGCCCGACCTGATCTCGAACACGGTCGAGGTTGTCAAGCTGACCTCGCTCGCCTCGGTCGTGTCCCTGGGAGAACTGCTGCATGCCGCCGGCCTTGCCCGGTCGGTCACCTACAATGCCTCGCCGCTGACGCTGGCGGCGGCGATCTATCTCGTCTTGCTATGGCCGGTGGTGCGGCTGCTCAGCCGCTACCAGCGCCGTCTTGTCGCCTGA
- a CDS encoding N-carbamoyl-D-amino-acid hydrolase: MRKIVIGAAQMGPNQKADSRKTIVARMLALLEQAAEAGCTMVVYPELALTTFFPRWYMEDQAEVDRWFEAEMPNAATQPLFDRARELRVAISFGYAELTPDGHHFNTQILTDRDGNIVAKYRKVHLPGHSEYDNDRAFQHLEKRYFEPGDLGFPVWRTQDAVVGMLICNDRRWPESYRVMGLQGVELVILGYNTPSVNSQDSAEGEDKRLYHSELSMTAGAYQNATWVVGVAKAGDEDGHPLMGGSIIVDPNGYVVARAKTSGDELLVHECDMDLSVFGKQTIFDFARHRRIEHYGLITSQAGVVRNV; the protein is encoded by the coding sequence ATGCGAAAAATCGTCATCGGAGCCGCCCAGATGGGCCCCAACCAGAAGGCTGACAGCCGTAAAACCATCGTCGCCCGGATGCTTGCCCTGTTGGAACAAGCCGCAGAGGCGGGCTGCACGATGGTGGTCTATCCCGAGCTGGCGCTGACCACCTTTTTCCCGCGCTGGTACATGGAGGATCAAGCCGAGGTCGATCGCTGGTTCGAGGCCGAGATGCCCAATGCCGCCACGCAGCCGCTTTTCGACAGGGCCCGGGAATTGCGGGTCGCGATCAGCTTCGGCTATGCGGAACTGACACCGGACGGGCATCACTTCAACACCCAGATCCTGACCGACCGGGACGGCAATATCGTCGCGAAATACCGCAAGGTGCATCTGCCGGGGCATTCCGAATACGATAACGACCGCGCCTTTCAGCATCTGGAAAAGCGCTATTTCGAACCCGGCGACTTGGGCTTTCCGGTCTGGCGCACGCAGGATGCGGTTGTCGGCATGCTGATCTGCAACGACCGGCGCTGGCCAGAATCCTACCGGGTAATGGGGCTGCAGGGGGTCGAGCTGGTGATCCTTGGTTACAATACGCCTTCGGTGAACAGCCAGGACAGCGCCGAGGGGGAAGACAAGCGGCTGTACCATTCAGAACTGTCGATGACCGCAGGCGCCTATCAGAACGCCACATGGGTGGTCGGGGTCGCGAAGGCAGGCGACGAGGATGGTCATCCGTTAATGGGCGGCTCGATCATCGTCGATCCCAACGGCTATGTCGTGGCGCGGGCGAAGACAAGCGGGGACGAGTTGCTGGTTCATGAATGCGACATGGATCTGTCGGTCTTCGGCAAACAGACGATCTTCGATTTTGCCCGCCACCGCCGGATCGAGCATTACGGCTTGATCACCAGCCAGGCAGGGGTGGTGCGCAACGTATGA
- a CDS encoding flavin reductase family protein, protein MTQLDLTALAPQERYKLLTALVIPRPVAWVTTQDKSGRVNAAPFSFFNLFGQDPALVILGLEHARDGSGPKDTARNIAATEEFVVNIVTPDLIGPMVETAAAYPPDVSEPQALGLELAPSSQVAPPRLAAAPVAIECRLKDTLRYSDERDIVVGEAVALAARDGLIDTDRMHVDWEGGFPLARLFADRYARLEEIARHPIPQPKEQP, encoded by the coding sequence ATGACGCAACTCGACCTGACCGCGCTGGCGCCGCAAGAGCGCTACAAGTTGTTGACGGCGCTGGTCATCCCGCGCCCGGTCGCATGGGTCACCACGCAGGACAAATCCGGGCGGGTCAATGCCGCGCCGTTTTCATTCTTCAATCTTTTCGGGCAGGACCCGGCGCTGGTGATCCTTGGGCTGGAGCATGCCCGCGACGGCAGCGGCCCCAAGGACACCGCCCGCAATATCGCGGCGACGGAGGAGTTCGTCGTCAATATCGTCACGCCCGATCTGATTGGCCCGATGGTGGAAACCGCCGCAGCCTATCCGCCCGATGTCAGCGAACCGCAAGCTCTGGGTCTGGAGCTTGCACCTTCGAGCCAAGTCGCGCCGCCACGCCTGGCCGCTGCGCCGGTCGCGATTGAATGCCGCCTCAAGGATACGCTACGCTATTCGGACGAGCGCGATATCGTCGTGGGGGAGGCGGTGGCGCTCGCGGCCCGTGACGGGCTTATCGATACCGATAGAATGCATGTCGATTGGGAAGGTGGCTTTCCGCTCGCCCGGCTTTTTGCCGACCGCTACGCGCGGCTTGAAGAGATCGCCCGGCACCCCATTCCGCAACCCAAGGAGCAGCCATGA
- a CDS encoding dihydrodipicolinate synthase family protein: MTELIHRNSSGVFVIAATPFTEDGALDLESTDRMVDFYLECGVTGMTILGIMGEAPKLSDTESRTFAERVLTRVAGRVPVIVGVSGAGLDPMRSLTSDVMVAGAAGVMVAPMQGMGPEDRLEGYFAQVCKALGSDVPICLQDYPQTTGARFSVDSILKIARDNPQIVMLKHEDWPGLAKLSRVRAETGTPDQPRLSILTGNSALFLPQEMQRGADGAMTGFAFPEMMVQVVELSLKGDHDRAEDIFDAYLPLVRYEQQLGLGLAIRKETLRRRGVIASARVRGPGPVMSSTDHGELTRLTARLEKRLKELG, encoded by the coding sequence ATGACCGAACTCATCCACCGCAACTCTTCCGGCGTTTTCGTGATCGCCGCCACGCCTTTTACCGAAGATGGCGCGCTCGATCTGGAATCGACCGATCGCATGGTCGATTTTTACCTTGAATGCGGCGTCACGGGCATGACCATCCTCGGCATCATGGGCGAGGCCCCTAAGCTGTCGGATACCGAGTCTCGGACCTTTGCCGAACGTGTCCTGACCCGCGTGGCGGGGCGCGTGCCGGTTATCGTCGGAGTCTCGGGGGCCGGGCTTGACCCGATGCGCAGCCTGACCTCCGATGTCATGGTGGCCGGTGCGGCGGGGGTCATGGTGGCTCCGATGCAAGGGATGGGTCCGGAGGATCGGCTGGAGGGTTATTTCGCGCAGGTCTGCAAGGCGCTTGGCAGTGACGTGCCGATCTGCCTGCAGGATTACCCGCAGACCACCGGCGCCCGCTTCTCGGTTGACAGCATTCTCAAGATCGCCCGCGACAACCCGCAGATCGTCATGCTGAAACACGAGGACTGGCCGGGTCTTGCCAAGCTTTCCCGCGTCAGGGCCGAGACCGGCACCCCCGATCAGCCGCGCCTGTCGATCCTGACCGGGAATTCGGCGCTGTTCCTGCCGCAAGAGATGCAGCGCGGCGCAGATGGTGCAATGACCGGTTTCGCCTTTCCCGAGATGATGGTGCAGGTCGTGGAACTTTCGCTAAAGGGCGATCACGACCGGGCCGAGGATATCTTCGACGCCTATCTGCCGCTGGTTCGATACGAGCAGCAATTGGGGTTGGGGCTTGCCATCCGCAAGGAAACCCTGCGCCGCCGCGGGGTGATCGCCTCGGCCCGGGTGCGTGGGCCGGGACCGGTGATGAGTAGTACCGATCATGGAGAATTGACGCGGCTGACCGCGCGTCTGGAAAAACGACTGAAGGAGTTGGGCTGA
- a CDS encoding SDR family oxidoreductase — protein MDLGLKGKRALVMSSSRGLGLGIAQTLAEEGADVLLTGRSADRLAQEAEAITAKGGGRAEWVACDLAQEDAADKMAQAVETNFGAADILVANTGGPPPGKMVDADLAALSAQFNQMVLRVMEITDRLLPAMRKAGWGRILTVGSSGVVQPIPTLAMSNTLRAALVGWSKSLSNDLAAEGITVNMLLPGRIHTQRTDELDAAAAKRTGTPVDDVRAASAKTIPAGRYGRVEEFAKTAAFLVSEPASYITGSLVRCDGGSIRSV, from the coding sequence ATGGATCTGGGACTGAAAGGCAAACGCGCATTGGTCATGTCCTCGTCGCGCGGGCTTGGTTTGGGAATCGCGCAGACTCTGGCCGAGGAAGGCGCCGATGTGCTGCTGACCGGGCGCAGCGCCGATAGGTTGGCGCAGGAGGCCGAGGCGATCACCGCCAAGGGAGGCGGCAGGGCCGAGTGGGTCGCCTGCGATCTTGCGCAAGAGGATGCCGCCGACAAGATGGCGCAGGCGGTCGAGACAAATTTCGGCGCAGCGGATATCCTTGTCGCCAATACCGGCGGACCGCCGCCGGGCAAGATGGTCGATGCGGATCTTGCCGCGCTCTCCGCCCAGTTCAACCAGATGGTGCTGCGGGTCATGGAAATCACCGACCGGCTTCTGCCTGCCATGCGCAAGGCCGGGTGGGGCCGTATCCTGACCGTCGGGTCGTCGGGCGTGGTTCAGCCGATCCCGACGCTGGCGATGTCGAACACGCTGCGCGCGGCGCTGGTGGGCTGGTCGAAATCCCTGTCCAACGATCTTGCCGCCGAGGGTATCACCGTGAACATGCTGCTGCCCGGCCGCATCCATACCCAACGGACAGACGAACTGGACGCCGCCGCGGCCAAGCGCACGGGAACCCCGGTGGACGACGTGCGCGCCGCCTCGGCCAAAACCATCCCGGCGGGCCGTTACGGCAGGGTCGAGGAGTTCGCCAAGACCGCCGCCTTCCTTGTCTCGGAACCCGCCAGCTACATCACTGGCAGCCTCGTGCGCTGTGATGGCGGCTCGATCAGATCGGTGTGA
- the hydA gene encoding dihydropyrimidinase translates to MELDLVITNGTVATASDTFRADIGIRDGRIAAIAENLSGAREIDASGKLVLPGGVEAHCHIAQESATGGMTADDYRSGSISAAFGGNSSFIPFAAQHRGVGVTETLDLYDSRAEGNSVIDYGYHLIVADPTEEVLRDELPQAFARGITSFKVFMTYDLMKIDDGQFLDILSVAKTHGALTMVHAENSGIIRWISDRLVAAGHTQPRYHAVSHPAAAESEAINRAITLARFVDAPLLIVHVSTTEGAGMVAQARLEGAKIFGETCPQYLFLTKGDLDRPSMEGAKFMCSPPVRDAGTQEALWRHLQAGTFSVFSSDHAPYRFDESGKLANGPDATFKQIANGMPGIALRLPLLFSEGVRAGRITLNQFVALGSTNAAKLYGMHPEKGTIAIGSDADIAIWDPEETRTVTVEDQHDNMDYTPFEGQQITGWPVTVLSRGETVMDGGKLVAKPGRGRFIARRPPDFTGYPGTRTPELDPARNFGADIAP, encoded by the coding sequence ATGGAACTTGATCTCGTCATCACGAACGGCACCGTGGCCACCGCATCGGATACGTTCCGCGCCGATATCGGCATCCGCGACGGGCGCATCGCCGCCATTGCCGAAAACCTGAGCGGCGCGCGTGAAATCGACGCCAGCGGCAAGCTGGTCCTGCCCGGCGGGGTCGAGGCGCATTGCCATATCGCGCAGGAAAGTGCGACCGGCGGTATGACGGCGGATGATTACCGCAGCGGCTCGATCTCGGCGGCATTCGGCGGCAATTCCAGCTTCATCCCCTTCGCCGCCCAACATCGCGGCGTGGGCGTGACCGAGACGCTGGATCTTTACGACAGCCGGGCAGAGGGCAATTCGGTGATCGATTACGGCTATCACCTGATCGTCGCCGATCCGACCGAAGAGGTTCTGCGTGATGAATTGCCGCAGGCTTTTGCCCGCGGGATCACCTCGTTCAAGGTGTTCATGACCTATGACCTGATGAAGATCGACGATGGCCAGTTCCTCGATATCCTGTCGGTGGCGAAAACCCATGGCGCGCTGACCATGGTCCATGCCGAGAATTCCGGCATCATCAGGTGGATTTCGGACCGGCTGGTGGCGGCGGGGCATACGCAGCCGCGCTATCACGCCGTCAGCCATCCGGCGGCGGCGGAATCCGAGGCAATCAACCGGGCAATCACGCTGGCGCGTTTCGTCGATGCGCCCCTGCTGATCGTCCATGTCTCGACCACCGAGGGTGCGGGGATGGTGGCGCAGGCGCGGCTGGAAGGCGCGAAAATCTTCGGCGAGACCTGCCCGCAATACCTGTTTCTGACCAAGGGAGACCTCGACCGTCCCAGCATGGAAGGCGCCAAGTTCATGTGCTCGCCCCCGGTTCGTGACGCCGGGACCCAAGAGGCGTTGTGGCGACACCTTCAGGCGGGGACCTTCTCGGTCTTTTCCTCGGACCACGCGCCTTATCGTTTTGACGAAAGCGGCAAGTTGGCGAATGGCCCGGATGCGACATTCAAGCAGATCGCCAATGGCATGCCGGGGATTGCGCTGCGCCTGCCGTTGTTGTTCTCGGAAGGTGTCAGGGCCGGGCGGATCACGCTGAACCAGTTCGTGGCGCTCGGCTCGACCAATGCCGCCAAGCTGTATGGTATGCATCCCGAGAAAGGCACAATCGCCATCGGATCGGATGCTGATATCGCCATCTGGGATCCTGAGGAGACCCGCACGGTCACTGTCGAGGATCAGCATGACAACATGGACTACACCCCGTTCGAGGGCCAGCAGATCACCGGCTGGCCGGTCACTGTCCTGTCACGGGGAGAGACGGTGATGGATGGCGGCAAGCTGGTGGCCAAGCCGGGCAGGGGCCGCTTTATTGCCCGTCGCCCACCGGATTTTACCGGCTATCCGGGGACACGCACGCCCGAGCTGGACCCCGCACGGAATTTTGGCGCGGATATCGCGCCATGA